The sequence GGAAAAGTAATCGTTCTTTGTTTCTTTTGTTGACGATCAGAGTTAGTTCCAGAACTAATAATGATATTTTCACCATCAATTTTAATACTGATATTACATTTATCCATTTTAGGCAATAGAGCCTCGATTATATATTCGTCAGCCGTTTCAAAAAGATCAATTCGAAAAATGGTTTCATCCAAATAGGAAGTTAATGGATCTAAAAAAAAGCTTTCAAGCCATTTTTCAACAACTTTGATGTCTAGTGGCTTATCCTGTTGATTCATCATCTCTAATCCTCCTTACTATGATTTACAATATGCAAGAGGTTATGAAAGGTGAAAAATGTTATAACCGTAAAGCAATATTTCATTTTGAGGATATCTTATTTGTATGCTTTTTTACTGATACTCCTCACTTATACACAAGGCAGTGCGGAAAATTTAGTAGGAGTCGAAATCACAATCTAATGGATGAAAAGGGGATCTTTATAAAAGTATCAAGTATTTTAAGGTAGTGAGCTTTACAGTTTTTGTGTAGGTTAAAAAACTCGCCCAACGCTATAGCTCGATCAAGTTAACTTATACGAGGATTCTGCTAGTAGTTTGGTTATACATTACTGAAGATTGGTAATGAATTAGTAGTGAAGGTAAGTAATGCTAAAAAGGGGAGTAGATCTTTCTTTAAAGTGGGTAGGTGACAGTAGGGAGTATAACTGGTAAAAAGTAATATCCTCAATCAGCAAAGTTTTTGTACAAAAGCTTGCGACAGGTGCAGATATCCTCCACTTACCGGTTATTAATGAGTAGAATATAGAATCTCTATAATAAATGTATTTAGAGAAGGTAAAGTTTATTACCTTCTCTAAATACTAATATTTTTACTTACATATCGTGATGGGATTTTCCTTTTTGTCTTGAATGGTTACGATTTTTTACTTTATGGGATCCACTTAAAGGTTCTTGTTGTCCCGATTGTTTAGGTTGATTTCTTCTCATATCTTTTCCATCGTTTTTATTGACCATGTTCATCCCTCCTCCTTTATAACATGTGAAATTCAACCGATTTTATGCTGAATATTTTCAATTCTGATTGGACAATTTAACGTTACAATTTGATAAAGGAGGTAGTGGGATGCCATATCATAAAAATAAACAGCAAGCATTCCAAGCAGCACAGCAAGGAGTAGAAGACGTTGAAGAACTATATCACGAAATTGTTCAGGACTCTGCAAGTTATGGCCATCAATTAAAACATTTAAAAAATGAGGTCAATGAAGCATACCAACAAATTGAAAACGCATTGGAAGTTGCATCTGAAAAACAACGTGCACAACTAAAACAATTTCAGTCAGATTTACGAACTATTGTCAATGATGTAAATAATACTTTATAATAAGAAGACCCCAATTTCTGGGGTCTTTTGTTATGGTTATTGGTTTTTCTTACGTTTTTTATTATTTAATTTTTGTGCTTCTGTTAAGGGCTCATTTGAAAATTCTTCGTTAAAGCCTGCCCCTTTTCCTTGTGCACTTGCTGCGTTAGCACCTGGAATTACGTGGTTAGCTCGTCTTTTTGCCATGGATGTCACCTCCGTTTAATAGTATTTCAATCGGTAGAAACATTATTCGATTACTTGATAACGGTTATTCATATATAATAAAATTGCATCATACATATATGACTGCAAGTTATTTTGTTTTCAAAAACAGTCTTTCTCTATATTTACTTATTTTTGACCTTATATTAAAATAAAATTGTTCAGAAAAGTTTGTCACAATTCAAACTTTTCGACAAATAGGGAAAAATTGTTTATGATATTAATAGAATAGAAATGGGGGTAATACATATGTCAACGAGTGATGTTTTTCAAGCCCGTAAATCATTTGATTTAAACGGCAAACGTTACAATTATTATCAGCTTGCTGCATTAGAAAAAGCTGGAGTAGGAAAGGTTTCAAAACTGCCTTATTCGATTAAAGTATTATTAGAGTCAGTTTTACGTCAGCTTGATGGACGGGTTATTACGAAAGAACATGTTGAAAACCTTGCTAAATGGGGAACAAATGAAGTTAAAGAAATTGATGTACCATTCAAACCTTCCCGTGTAATCTTGCAAGACTTTACAGGTGTACCAGCAGTTGTTGATCTTGCGTCATTAAGAAAAGCAATGGCTGATTTAGGTGGAGATCCAGACAAAATCAACCCATTAAAACCTGTTGATCTAGTTATCGACCACTCTGTTCAAGTAGATAAATACGGAAACCAAGAAGCTTTAGGTTTGAATATGAAGTTAGAATTTGAGCGTAATGCTGAACGTTACCAATTTTTAAGCTGGGCTCAAAAGGCATTTGATAATTATCGTGCTGTACCGCCTGCAACAGGAATCGTTCACCAAGTAAACTTAGAATACTTGGCAAACGTTGTGCATGCTGTACAAAATGAAGACGGTGAATTTGAAGCATTCCCTGATACATTAGTTGGTACTGACTCACATACTACTATGATCAATGGTATTGGTGTTCTAGGATGGGGTGTTGGAGGGATTGAGGCTGAAGCTGGAATGCTTGGACAACCATCTTACTTCCCAGTTCCAGAAGTAGTGGGGGTTAAGTTAACTGGTGAACTTCCAGATGGAGCTACGGCGACAGACCTTGCCCTTAAAGTTACACAAGTTCTTCGTAAACATGGTGTGGTAGGAAAATTTGTAGAGTTCTTTGGACCAGGAGTTCCTGCATTACCACTTGCTGACCGTGCGACTATTGCAAATATGGCGCCTGAATATGGGGCAACATGTGGATTCTTCCCAGTAGATGGTGAATCACTAGAGTATCTGCGTCTATCAGGACGTTCTGAAGAGCAAATCCAAATTGTTGAAACTTATTGTAAAGAAAATGGATTATTCTTTGATCCTTCCTTTGAGCCGGTATACACAGATGTAGTTGAAATTAATCTTGCTGAAATTGAAGCAAATCTATCAGGACCAAAACGTCCACAAGATTTAATTCCACTTTCAGCGATGAAAGAAGAATTTAACAAATCGATTACAGCTCCACAAGGAAATCAAGGATTTGGATTAAATGCTGACGAAATTAGCAAGAAAGTAACTGTACAATTTGAAGATGGTTCAAATACCGAAATGAAAACA is a genomic window of Niallia sp. XMNu-256 containing:
- a CDS encoding Hsp20/alpha crystallin family protein, with product MMNQQDKPLDIKVVEKWLESFFLDPLTSYLDETIFRIDLFETADEYIIEALLPKMDKCNISIKIDGENIIISSGTNSDRQQKKQRTITFPFNVTHHEVKASFNSGILEVFISKSQIYTGKSRFVPIS
- a CDS encoding small acid-soluble spore protein P is translated as MVNKNDGKDMRRNQPKQSGQQEPLSGSHKVKNRNHSRQKGKSHHDM
- the sspO gene encoding small acid-soluble spore protein O, which gives rise to MAKRRANHVIPGANAASAQGKGAGFNEEFSNEPLTEAQKLNNKKRKKNQ